DNA from Arthrobacter sp. FW305-BF8:
CATCATTTCCCCGCACGGGCACGTTGACGCCGCAGTCATCGAGCAGAACACGCCCTTCCCCGACCCGGCGGCGCTGCTGGTCAGCCCCGACCACTACGTCACCCGCCTCATCCACGCCAGCGGCGTGCCGTTTGACCGCCTGCGCCAACCGGACTCCTCGGCTGCAGGTTCCCCGAATGCGGACTCGACCGCCCCGGACTCCCGGGCCATCTGGCGCGAATTCTGCCGGGCCTGGCCGCTGTTCGAGGGGACCGCCTCCGGCTACTGGCTCCGCACCCAGTTCAGCGGCGTATTCGGCCTGGACCGGGAGATCAGTGCCGAGACCGCCGACGCCAGCTACGACGCGATCTCCGCCAAGCTCATGGAACCAGGCTTCCGACCGCGCCAGCTCTTCAAGGACTTCAACATCGAAGTGCTCGCAACCACGGATGATCCGCTGGACAGCCTCGCCAGCCACAAGGCCATCGCCGCAGACCCCACATTCCACGGCCGAGTCCTGCCCACCTTCCGCCCCGACGCCTACCTGAACATCGCGCATCCCGCGTGGTCCGCGAACGTTGACCGCCTCATCGCGGCAGCGGGCGATGGCGGCACCGGCTATGCCGGGTACATCACCGCCTTGGAAAACCGACGTCGTTATTTCGTGGAGCACGGTGCGGTGTCTGCCGACCACGGCGTGCGCACCCCTGCCACGCTGAAGCTTGACGACCGCGACGCCGCGCGGTTGTTTGACCGCGCCCGCTCCGGTGCGGCCACGGCGCAGGACCGTGACGCGTTCGAAGCGCACATGATGTACCAGATGGCGCGGATGTCAGTGGCGGACGGCCTGGTGATGACCATCCATCCGGGTTCGTACCGGAACCACCACGAGCCGACGTTCGAAAAGTACGGACCCGACACCGGCCACGACATTCCGTTCGCGGTCAACTACACCGAGGCCATCCGCCCGCTGCTGCAGGACTTCGGCACGGCCAAGGATTTCCACCTGGTGCTCTTCACCCTTGACGAGACGGTTTTCTCGCGCGAACTCGCGCCGCTGGCCGGCTTCTACCCGTCCGTCTACCTTGGCGCCCCGTGGTGGTTCCTTGACGCCCCGGACGCCATGCTCCGCTTCCGCTCTGCCGTTACCGAGACCGCCGGCTTCTCCCGTTCCTCGGGCTTCATCGACGATACGCGCGCCTTCTGCTCCATCCCCGCCCGCCACGATGCCTCCCGCCGCATTGAGGCCTCCTTCCTCGCCCGGCTGGTGGCCGAGCACCGCGTCAGTGAGGAGCGGGCCCACGAACTCATCGTGGACATCGTGGACGGATCGCCGCGAAGGGTCTTCAAGCTGTGAGCGTCGGACTGCGGCCCGAAAAGGCGGCTGCCGTGGACCGGCCGAGGCTCGACCGCACCCTGCAGCCGGGCACCATGGCCCCCATCCGCATCGTCCATCTGGGGCTCGGCGCCTTCCACCGCTCGCACCAGGCCTGGTATACCCACCGGGCCAGCGACGCCGCCGACTGGGGCATTGCTGCCTTCACCGGCCGGCGCCCCGATGCTGCCCTGGCCCTGGCAGAACAGGACGGGCTGTTCACGCTGGTGGAACGGTCCGACGGCGGCGACTCCT
Protein-coding regions in this window:
- the uxaC gene encoding glucuronate isomerase; amino-acid sequence: MSHSIAANPDRLLPADPGTRSIARDLLQRVQDLPIISPHGHVDAAVIEQNTPFPDPAALLVSPDHYVTRLIHASGVPFDRLRQPDSSAAGSPNADSTAPDSRAIWREFCRAWPLFEGTASGYWLRTQFSGVFGLDREISAETADASYDAISAKLMEPGFRPRQLFKDFNIEVLATTDDPLDSLASHKAIAADPTFHGRVLPTFRPDAYLNIAHPAWSANVDRLIAAAGDGGTGYAGYITALENRRRYFVEHGAVSADHGVRTPATLKLDDRDAARLFDRARSGAATAQDRDAFEAHMMYQMARMSVADGLVMTIHPGSYRNHHEPTFEKYGPDTGHDIPFAVNYTEAIRPLLQDFGTAKDFHLVLFTLDETVFSRELAPLAGFYPSVYLGAPWWFLDAPDAMLRFRSAVTETAGFSRSSGFIDDTRAFCSIPARHDASRRIEASFLARLVAEHRVSEERAHELIVDIVDGSPRRVFKL